From the genome of Spirosomataceae bacterium TFI 002, one region includes:
- a CDS encoding acetolactate synthase, small subunit — protein METYTICVFSENNIGLLTKLTIIFTRRRINIQSLTVSETEREGVSRFTIVIQQEKREQVEKLVRQIRKIVEVLAVFGYLNDEIVYNEIALFKISTPLGSAPLDLETINRVHKAWVVYWGLDYVAIQKTGTEEEIFKFFKYIKPNGIIEFVRSGRIAVGKTPKGLVEYLPEDVEYKYYM, from the coding sequence TATCGGTTTGCTAACTAAGCTTACCATCATATTTACGAGAAGAAGAATAAATATTCAGAGCCTTACTGTATCCGAAACTGAGCGTGAAGGGGTTTCTCGTTTTACCATTGTGATTCAGCAGGAGAAACGTGAGCAGGTAGAAAAACTTGTTCGTCAGATTCGTAAAATTGTGGAGGTTTTGGCTGTTTTCGGTTATCTCAATGATGAGATAGTTTACAACGAGATTGCTCTGTTTAAGATTTCTACGCCCCTTGGGTCTGCACCGCTTGACTTAGAAACAATCAACAGAGTGCACAAGGCATGGGTTGTTTATTGGGGTTTGGATTATGTTGCAATTCAAAAAACAGGTACTGAAGAAGAGATTTTTAAATTCTTCAAATACATCAAGCCTAATGGTATCATTGAATTTGTGAGATCAGGTAGAATTGCAGTTGGTAAGACGCCAAAAGGCTTAGTAGAGTACTTGCCTGAGGATGTGGAGTATAAGTATTATATGTAA